The stretch of DNA CAGCGCGATGGGCGCCTGGTCGAAATGTACCTGTTCGCGGCGGCGGTCTATTTCGCGATTTCCTGTTTCGCGTCCTACGGCGTCCGACGCCTGCAGGCGCGCATTGCCATTGTACGGTGAGAGCATGATCGAAATCAGCCACGTTAATAAATGGTATGGGCCGAGCTTCCAGGTGCTGAAGGACTGCACCACCAGCGTCGCCAAGGGCGAAGTCGTGGTGGTGTGCGGGCCGTCAGGTTCGGGCAAGTCGACGCTGATCAAATGCGTCAACGCGCTGGAGCCGTTCCAGGAAGGCCAGATCATCCTCGACGGCATCAAGGTCAACGACCCCAAGACGGATTTGCCGAAGCTGCGCGCCCGCGTCGGCATGGTGTTCCAGCACTTCGAGCTGTTTCCGCATTTGCGCATCATCGAGAATCTGTGCCTGGCGCAGGAGAAAGTGCTGGGCCGCTCGCACCAGGAGGCGATGGTCAAGGCCGAGAAACTGCTCGAGCGCGTTGGGTTGACGGTGCATGCGAACAAATACCCGGCCGAACTGTCCGGCGGCCAGCAGCAGCGCGTCGCGATCGCACGCGCGCTTGCGATGGACCCGATCGCGATGCTGTTCGACGAGCCGACCTCGGCGCTCGATCCCGAAATGATCAGCGAAGTGCTCGACGTCATGGTCGATCTCGCCCACGAGGGCATGACCATGATGGTCGTCACCCACGAAATGGGCTTTGCCAGCAAGGTCGCAAATCGCGTGATCTTCATGGACAAGGGCGAGATCGTCGAGGACGCGCTGAAGACGGACTTCTTCGGCAGTCCGCGCAGCGAACGCGCGCAGAAGTTCTTGTCGAAGATTCTGTCGCATTAGATGGTGCTGTCATTCCGGGATGGTCCGAAGGACCAGACCTCAGATGCGCAATTGCGCATCGGGGAATCTCGAGATTCCGGGTTCGCCTCTTTGAGGCGCCCCGAGGTGGCTTCCGGAATTCCTCGATCAAGCGTTAACGATTCGCCGTATAAGTCCACCACAACCGCTTTCGCACTACCTCCAGGAGACTCTACTTTGGAACAGCTCGCTTACGTCAACGGTTCGTTCGTGCCACTTTCGGAGGCGAAGGTCTCGATCCTCGACCGCGGATTCCTGTTTGCCGATGGCATCTATGAGGTCGCCGCCGTGCTCGACGGCAAGCTGATCGACAATGCCTCGCATCTGGCCCGGCTGGAGCGCTCGGTCGGCGAGATCGAGCTGGCGCTGCCGGAGACGACAGCGCGCATCCAGGAAATCCAGCATGAGCTGATCGCGCGCAACAATCTCGTCAGCGGCATGGTCTATCTGGAAGTAACCCGCGGCGCCGACACCGGACGCGATTTTGCATTTCCGAAAGGCGTCAAGCCGACGCTGATCATGTTCACATCGACCAAGGACATCATCAACGCACCCTCGGCCAAAACCGGCATCAACGTGATCACGGTGCCCGACCTGCGCTGGACCCGCCGCGACATCAAGAGCGTCGCGCTGCTGGCCCAGGTGCTGGCCAAGCAGGCCGCAGCGGCCGCCGGCGCCGGCGAGGCCTGGATGATCGAGGACGGCAAGGTGACCGAAGGCGGCTCGTCATCGTGCTTCATCCTGACCCAGGACGACGTGATCGTGACGCGGCAGAACGGCAGCGAGATCCTGCCCGGCTGCACCCGCAAGGCCGTGGTCGCCCTTGCCGAAGAGCGCCAGCTTCGCGTCGAGGAGCGGGCGTTTTCGGTCGAGGAAGCGCTGGCCGCCAAGGAAGCCTTCGTCACCAGCGCCAGCGTGTTCGTGCAGGCCGTGGTGTCGATCGACGGCAAGAAGGTCGCCGACGGCAAGCCCGGCCCGATGACCAATCGCCTGCGCGAGATCTATGTCGAGTTCGCCAAGGCGACGGCGGTGTAACCCCAAGATGTCGTCGCCCGGCTCGACCGGGCGACCTAGTGTTCCAGAGAAGTCAGTGTTGAGCCGAGAGGCCGCGGCGTACTGGATGCCCCGCCTGCGCGGGGCATGACAGCGGAGTGTGTGGTGCGCGCGCAGCTCTCCACCACACCACCCCTCATTTCTTCCCGAACGTCGTCAGTTGCGCGCCATCATCGGCGACGAAAATCGCAAGCAGGCTTGCCGGTTCCGTCGCGCTCGCATTCTCGCTGACGAGATGCTCGCTGCCGGGCGGCTCGAAGAAGTTTTCGCCGGCCTTGTAGACACGCGCAGGGCCAGTCGCGGAGTTCTCCGAACGGATGCCGCCCGACAGCACATAGGCAAACACGCTGCCGGCGTGATGATGGCTGGCCGACTTGCCGCCGGGCGCGTAGTTGACGACGACCGCGGTCAGGCTCTTGCCGGGTACGTTGGGAAGTTTCTCCGAACGAACAGGCGTTACCTTG from Bradyrhizobium sp. AZCC 1693 encodes:
- a CDS encoding amino acid ABC transporter ATP-binding protein, with the protein product MIEISHVNKWYGPSFQVLKDCTTSVAKGEVVVVCGPSGSGKSTLIKCVNALEPFQEGQIILDGIKVNDPKTDLPKLRARVGMVFQHFELFPHLRIIENLCLAQEKVLGRSHQEAMVKAEKLLERVGLTVHANKYPAELSGGQQQRVAIARALAMDPIAMLFDEPTSALDPEMISEVLDVMVDLAHEGMTMMVVTHEMGFASKVANRVIFMDKGEIVEDALKTDFFGSPRSERAQKFLSKILSH
- a CDS encoding D-amino-acid transaminase; translation: MEQLAYVNGSFVPLSEAKVSILDRGFLFADGIYEVAAVLDGKLIDNASHLARLERSVGEIELALPETTARIQEIQHELIARNNLVSGMVYLEVTRGADTGRDFAFPKGVKPTLIMFTSTKDIINAPSAKTGINVITVPDLRWTRRDIKSVALLAQVLAKQAAAAAGAGEAWMIEDGKVTEGGSSSCFILTQDDVIVTRQNGSEILPGCTRKAVVALAEERQLRVEERAFSVEEALAAKEAFVTSASVFVQAVVSIDGKKVADGKPGPMTNRLREIYVEFAKATAV
- a CDS encoding cupin domain-containing protein, with amino-acid sequence MTMRRVAAMAVVALAIAGAHAAHAEGDKVTPVRSEKLPNVPGKSLTAVVVNYAPGGKSASHHHAGSVFAYVLSGGIRSENSATGPARVYKAGENFFEPPGSEHLVSENASATEPASLLAIFVADDGAQLTTFGKK